The following proteins come from a genomic window of Thiothrix unzii:
- a CDS encoding type 4a pilus biogenesis protein PilO produces the protein MNLNEINSLAEDPSSVSWSVKGLALAVLMGVVLFLGYKLVIVSQIEELEVVEQKEQELRQTFETRQKRASQLPLYQTQLAEMEHVFGDLLKQLPSNVEIPGLILDISEKGLSNGLELELFEPTGDVLMDFYAEKPIKIIAKGSYRELATFVSDIAGLPRIVTISDITLKPEADTDMLRMEAMVRTYRYLDDTAVEPVAAQGGAAG, from the coding sequence ATGAACCTTAATGAAATTAACAGTCTAGCCGAAGACCCATCGAGCGTCTCATGGTCGGTCAAGGGTTTGGCCTTGGCAGTACTCATGGGGGTGGTGTTGTTTTTGGGTTACAAGTTGGTGATTGTTAGCCAAATCGAAGAGCTGGAAGTGGTTGAGCAAAAAGAACAAGAATTGCGCCAAACCTTTGAAACTCGTCAAAAACGCGCCAGTCAATTGCCGTTATACCAAACACAGTTAGCAGAAATGGAACATGTGTTTGGGGATTTGTTAAAACAATTACCTAGCAATGTGGAAATTCCGGGTCTGATTCTCGATATTTCCGAGAAAGGTTTATCCAACGGCTTGGAGTTGGAGTTATTCGAGCCGACGGGCGATGTATTAATGGATTTCTACGCTGAAAAGCCGATTAAAATCATTGCTAAGGGTAGTTACCGCGAGCTGGCAACGTTTGTGAGCGATATTGCGGGTTTGCCACGTATTGTGACCATTAGCGACATTACTTTGAAGCCGGAAGCGGATACGGATATGTTGCGGATGGAAGCGATGGTGCGTACCTACCGTTATTTGGACGACACGGCGGTTGAGCCAGTCGCAGCACAGGGAGGCGCAGCCGGATGA
- a CDS encoding PilN domain-containing protein: MAGLNLLPWREKAREAKKKEFFNVLGATLLGAVGLVVLGHFYMQSALGYQQERNQMLETEIAALDAQIKQIEALDKTRQALLDRMKVIENLQSTRPAVVHLFDDMVNALPKGMYLVNLQQRGTLVQLEGKAESYARVSSYMNQLDASPWLSSSNLNIISTNAAKDDGLALRDFKLDVTQLLTQADPSKPPETQKKPEGGS; the protein is encoded by the coding sequence ATGGCAGGGTTAAACCTCTTACCTTGGCGTGAAAAAGCACGCGAAGCTAAAAAGAAAGAATTTTTCAACGTTTTAGGAGCCACGCTGCTGGGCGCGGTGGGTTTGGTGGTGCTGGGGCATTTCTATATGCAATCGGCATTGGGTTACCAGCAAGAGCGCAATCAAATGCTGGAAACCGAAATTGCGGCGTTGGATGCACAGATTAAGCAAATTGAGGCGTTGGATAAAACCCGCCAAGCGTTGCTGGATCGGATGAAAGTCATTGAAAACCTGCAAAGTACTCGTCCGGCAGTGGTGCATTTGTTCGACGATATGGTGAATGCGTTACCTAAAGGCATGTACCTCGTGAATCTGCAACAGCGCGGCACATTGGTGCAGTTGGAGGGTAAGGCAGAATCTTACGCGCGGGTTTCCAGTTACATGAATCAACTGGATGCATCACCGTGGTTAAGCTCATCTAACCTGAATATTATTTCTACGAATGCCGCTAAAGATGACGGTTTGGCATTGCGTGATTTCAAGCTGGATGTGACGCAATTATTGACGCAAGCTGATCCGAGTAAACCGCCTGAAACCCAGAAAAAACCGGAGGGTGGCTCATGA
- a CDS encoding pilus assembly protein PilM, whose amino-acid sequence MTRKGRDYRVESYAVCPLPEGAANEKDIIEPEPVGDAIRKALRDSHTAPEALCVGDSHVDGYQQNCTHVCVYSTLGNGSANGNGSGTTHSLPHERGQLRL is encoded by the coding sequence ATGACCCGTAAAGGGCGTGACTACCGCGTTGAGAGTTATGCGGTATGTCCTTTACCAGAAGGTGCCGCCAACGAGAAGGATATTATTGAGCCAGAACCCGTTGGTGATGCTATTCGTAAAGCCTTGCGGGACAGTCATACGGCGCCTGAAGCGTTGTGCGTTGGCGATTCCCACGTCGATGGCTATCAGCAAAATTGTACCCATGTCTGCGTCTATTCCACCCTCGGAAATGGAAGCGCAAATGGCAATGGAAGCGGAACAACACATTCCTTACCCCATGAACGAGGTCAATTACGACTTTGA
- the pilM gene encoding type IV pilus assembly protein PilM: MSASIPPSEMEAQMAMEAEQHIPYPMNEVNYDFEVLGPSAHSPDAVDVLLAATRSENVEVRVAAAELAGLTVEIVDTETHALEKVLRVLTNELVQHDTVAVVDFGATMTGISVFEQGRLTFSREQSFGGRQLTEDIMHRYGLSWQEAGLAKKEGNLPENYVSEILEPFKENMVRQLHRFLQFYYASSQRDSVAQVLICGGCARISGIDEQIQAAIGMPVRVVNPFTRTALGPRVSPVRFTNDMQALLVAAGLSLRGLD, encoded by the coding sequence ATGTCTGCGTCTATTCCACCCTCGGAAATGGAAGCGCAAATGGCAATGGAAGCGGAACAACACATTCCTTACCCCATGAACGAGGTCAATTACGACTTTGAAGTATTGGGGCCGTCGGCGCATTCGCCTGATGCGGTTGATGTGTTATTAGCTGCAACCCGCTCCGAAAACGTGGAAGTACGAGTCGCGGCGGCGGAATTAGCCGGGTTGACCGTGGAAATTGTTGATACCGAAACCCATGCCCTAGAAAAAGTATTGCGCGTCTTAACCAATGAGCTGGTGCAACACGATACCGTTGCTGTGGTTGATTTTGGCGCGACTATGACGGGCATCAGCGTGTTTGAACAAGGCCGTTTGACGTTTTCGCGTGAGCAATCCTTTGGTGGTCGACAATTAACCGAAGACATTATGCACCGTTACGGTTTGTCTTGGCAGGAAGCGGGTTTGGCTAAAAAAGAAGGCAACCTGCCGGAAAATTACGTCTCTGAAATTCTTGAGCCATTTAAAGAAAATATGGTGCGTCAATTGCACCGGTTTTTACAGTTTTATTACGCTTCCAGCCAGCGTGACAGTGTGGCGCAGGTGTTGATTTGCGGTGGTTGTGCGCGAATTTCCGGGATTGATGAACAGATTCAGGCAGCTATTGGAATGCCCGTGCGCGTGGTCAATCCGTTTACGCGCACCGCATTAGGCCCCAGAGTTAGCCCAGTGCGTTTTACCAATGATATGCAAGCCTTGCTGGTGGCGGCAGGTTTGTCGCTGCGAGGGTTGGACTAA
- a CDS encoding pilus assembly protein PilP, which yields MISYSGAARLPVLIKFLAGVGLLLSLSGCNDDTSDLSSYMAEVKARVPAPIEPIPEMKPYVRFIYPGHDLSPFDSKILAPDKGPQPEGVVMPDANRVPEFLEGFPLDSLRMVGTVYQGKDLWALIRIPDGAVHRVRAGNYLGKNHGKVTKVEEMRVALQELVENGFGGYKEQENAIALTDVVENKP from the coding sequence ATGATCAGCTATTCTGGTGCAGCGCGGCTGCCGGTGTTGATTAAGTTTTTAGCGGGTGTCGGCTTGTTATTGTCGCTCTCAGGTTGTAATGATGATACATCGGACTTGAGTAGTTACATGGCAGAAGTGAAAGCCAGAGTACCCGCCCCGATTGAACCGATTCCCGAAATGAAGCCCTATGTGCGTTTTATTTATCCGGGGCATGACCTTAGTCCGTTTGACTCCAAAATTCTGGCTCCTGATAAAGGCCCGCAACCAGAGGGTGTGGTGATGCCTGATGCGAACCGTGTACCGGAATTTTTGGAAGGCTTCCCGTTGGACAGCTTGCGCATGGTGGGTACGGTGTATCAGGGCAAAGATTTGTGGGCCTTGATTCGGATCCCGGACGGTGCGGTGCATCGGGTACGCGCGGGGAATTACCTCGGCAAGAATCACGGTAAAGTCACGAAGGTTGAAGAAATGCGCGTGGCTTTACAAGAATTGGTCGAAAACGGTTTTGGCGGTTACAAAGAACAGGAAAATGCGATTGCACTAACTGATGTGGTTGAGAATAAACCATGA